The following DNA comes from candidate division WOR-3 bacterium.
TTTAAACCACGTTCTACTTCATCAAACTATTATTGGACTTGAGGCGAAAAAGCAACTTGAAAAGATAGGGGAGAAAAAAGTAGATGTTGTTATTGGTTGTGCGGGAGGGGGGAGTAATTTTGCAGGGTTAGCCTTTCCTTTTGTTAATGACAAAATTCATGGTGAGGAAATAGATATAATTCCTGTTGAACCTACTTCTTGTCCGACAATGACAAAGGCTCCTTTTGTATATGACCATGGAGATACAGCAAAGATGACACCTCTTTTACCAATGCACTCTCTTGGACACGATTTTATTCCACCTCCAATTCATGCTGGAGGACTTAGATATCACGGAATGGCTCCTCTTGTTTCTCAAGCAATAATAGAAGGTCTTTTAACACCGAGAGCAATTAATCAATTAGAGTGTTATGAGGCAGCTGTTATCTTCGCAAGAACGGAAGGAATAATTTGCGCTCCTGAAACAAGCCATGCAATCGCAGCCACTATTCAAGAGGCTAAAAAAGCGAAGGAAGAGGGCAAAGAGAAAGTTATCCTCTTTAATTTAAGTGGGCATGGACTTTTAGATTTAACGGGTTATGAGAGTTATTTTAGCGGGAAATTAAAAGACTATCCTCTACCAGAGGAGGAGATGAAAAAGTCTCTTAAGAGTATAGAGGGACTACCGAAGCCAAAAATTGTTAGAACAGGAAAATGGTAATGTGAAATAAGTTTTTATGGAGCAATTTGACAATGAAAGCATCTATTGTAGAAAACTTGGGCATTGGCTTACTTTTAATTACTGTAGAAGAGAAAATAAAGGATTCCCTTGTAGAGGTATTATTAGTTGCTGGTTTGAAAGAATAGAAATTGAGAAGTTTCTAAAGGAAAATTATGAAAAAGGGGAAATTTCTTATCTTTTTGAACCTCAACCTTCTAAACTTGCCTCTATTATAGAGTTGATTGAGGATACCAAGAGAAGAAATGAATGCAACTCTTAAAGAAATCCTTGAAGGTAAGACAACAGATATATATTTTCGGAGAGCCATTGAAATTTTAAGAAGAAAGAAAAAGAACCCTGAGGTGGTTGCTGAAGTTTGGGCAAAAAAACTTCCGGAGAAATATGAGTGGGGAATATTTACTGGACTTAGTGAAGCGATTGAATTATTTAAGAATAAGAAGGTTGATGTTTGGGCTTTACCTGAGGGAAGCGTTTTTTTTGAGAAAGAGCCTGTTTTCACTATCAAAGGTAAATATTTAGAATTTGCAGAATTGGAAACTCCATTACTTGGTTTTTTATGTCAGGCTTCTGGAATCTCTACGAAAGCAGCAAGATGTAAAATAAATGCAGATGGAAGAATTATTATTTCTTTTGGATCGAGAAGAATGCATCCATCTATAACCCCTATTATAGATAGATATGCTTATATTGGAGGAGTAGATGGAGTTTCTTCTGTTTTATCTGCAGAGAAATTAAATCTAAAACCAACAGGGACGATTCCCCACTCTCTAATTCTTATCTTTGAAGATACAGAGGGAGCTGCGCTGGCTTATGATGAAGTAATTTCTAAAGAGATTCCCCGCATTATTCTTGTAGATACCTTTGGAGACGAGAAAATTGAAGGAGTAAGACTTGCAGAGAGCTTAAAACAAAAATTGAATGCGATTAGAATTGATACTCCTTCTTCAAGAAGGGGAGAACTGAAATTTATCTTGGAGGAAACAAGAAAGGAATTAGATTATAGAGGTTTTAATAATGTGGGGATATTTGTCTCAGGGGGATTAGATGAATACAATATTGTAGAGCTTAATCCTTGGGCAAGTGGGTATGGAATAGGA
Coding sequences within:
- a CDS encoding TrpB-like pyridoxal phosphate-dependent enzyme, translated to MKIKVVLTEDEIPRKWYNLAADLPSPLQPPLGPDGKPITPEMLAPVFPMNLIEQEVSQERWIDIPEEVLNILYRWRPTPLHRAKFLEEYLNTPARIYYKNESVSPPGSHKPNTAVAQAWYNKKFGIKKLTTETGAGQWGSALAFACSIVGLECKVFMVRISFDQKPFRKTMMQTWGAKCVASPSMETKAGREILEKMPDTPGSLGIAISEAIEEAVTDPTGKTRYSLGSVLNHVLLHQTIIGLEAKKQLEKIGEKKVDVVIGCAGGGSNFAGLAFPFVNDKIHGEEIDIIPVEPTSCPTMTKAPFVYDHGDTAKMTPLLPMHSLGHDFIPPPIHAGGLRYHGMAPLVSQAIIEGLLTPRAINQLECYEAAVIFARTEGIICAPETSHAIAATIQEAKKAKEEGKEKVILFNLSGHGLLDLTGYESYFSGKLKDYPLPEEEMKKSLKSIEGLPKPKIVRTGKW
- a CDS encoding nicotinate phosphoribosyltransferase, with protein sequence MNATLKEILEGKTTDIYFRRAIEILRRKKKNPEVVAEVWAKKLPEKYEWGIFTGLSEAIELFKNKKVDVWALPEGSVFFEKEPVFTIKGKYLEFAELETPLLGFLCQASGISTKAARCKINADGRIIISFGSRRMHPSITPIIDRYAYIGGVDGVSSVLSAEKLNLKPTGTIPHSLILIFEDTEGAALAYDEVISKEIPRIILVDTFGDEKIEGVRLAESLKQKLNAIRIDTPSSRRGELKFILEETRKELDYRGFNNVGIFVSGGLDEYNIVELNPWASGYGIG